The Aeoliella mucimassa genome includes the window CGGCACCTGGTCGAGTCCGGTCTCGCGAACAGCGGCCAGACGCTCGGGGTCGCCAACCGTGGGGTTCGAAACTACACCCTCGGCATCGATCGACACGCCACCCACTGCATTTTGACGGACGAAGCCGCCGGCAAAGGCTGGCTGGCAAGTTAGCAGCAGCAAGGAAGCCAACGTACTGGCAAAGCTGATGCGGAGCACTAAGGACATGTTTACTCTCCCGTTTGTCGCGAATCTGGCGGAATGGTTAGACCGGTCTCCCGACCAACCTGAATGGGCCTATATTGGCCAACTGGCAGGCAGCAAAGCTTGCATCAGTTGAAGTAAGCAGAATAAAGGGCTCGGGCGGTTCCGGCTATATCAAAATACTTGCTAAGTCGTGCTCTCGCAATCGGTTTCGCCTATTCAGAGGCTGTGAATGGTGTCGATCGATATGTCCTGCAAGCGATCCGGCATGCGGTAACTACCGATCTCGAGCGTCCGAAGGCTCGTAGAAGCAGTAAAAACTCCCTAAGTTACGGCCAGTTAGGCATTTCCGGCTTCATTTACACTTGATGATCTAGGTATAGTAGGAATAGGCTGTATTAGGTGAAAACCTAGCGGGGGAAGGCTGTTTGCCACAGCCCAGTCCGGCTGACCATCCCGCCCTGGCATATGGATTCAATGATTATTCGATGACCGCGTACTTGGTTATTCGCGAAGGCTCCAAATGGACCGATGTTTTTCGCCTTGTTGAGGGGGAATCGGTAACGATTGGCCGGGCGCCAACGAATGCCATCGTGGTGAAGGACGAGCGTTGCAGCCGAAATCACGCGGAAATCTTCCAAATTCAGCAGCAGTGGACCCTGCGCGACCTCGATAGCCGCAACGGCACCCAGGTCGATGGCGACGTAATCTCTGCGGATTACCCCCTGGAACCGGGCGACATCATCCGCATCGGCAACTCGCACCTGGCGTTTGTCGACAACCTGTCGCACGCGTTTCCCGACCCCACGAGCGTGCTGCGGACATCGCGGCCAGTCGACGAGAGCCGCAGCGCGTTGTCGGACGATGATGACGACGAAAGCGTGTTCGAGCCGGTCGAACCGACCCAAATCACCCACCGCCGCGACCAGAGCCGGTTTCTCGAGGCCTCGAGCCACGACGACCAACCCGCGACCCCTAAAGTGGGCCGAGCCGCGACCAAGCTCTGCCGACTGGCATTCGAGCTGGCCAAAACCACCGACGTGGTGTCGCTGGCCAACTCGGCCATGGCCGCGCTGTTTGAGAGCACCCAGATCGACGCCGGCGGCCTGCTGCTGCGGGGACGCGACAACGAAGGGGGCCGCACGCTCGAAACGCTCGAAGTGATCGCCTCGCGTAGCGAGTCGGCCCACCGGTATCACCGAGTCAGCCAGTTCCTGGCCTCGACCGTGATGCGCGACGGTCAGGGCGTGCTCGCTCGCAACGTGATGGACGACAGCCAACTCGGCGCCCGCGACTCGAGCGGCGACATCCTGGCGACCAGCGTGATCTGCGCCCCGATCCGGCAAGATGGCAACGTGCTGGGCATCCTGCACTTGTATTCCACGGATGCCGCGCGTCCGCTCGATCCCGATGACTTGGAGTTTTCGCTGGCCGTGGCCGACACGGTATCGATGACCCTGCAGAACCTCGATCGCCGGCAAGAGCTGGCCGAGAACCTGAATTGGGTCCGCGACGAGAACGTTCAGCTCCGCGAACAACTCGGCGTGCAGAGCGAAATCGTCGGCGGCAGCGAAGCGATGCACCGCGTCGCCCAGCAGATTGCGCGAGCGGCTCCCAGCCGTTCGACAGTGCTGATCCGCGGCGAGAGCGGCGTAGGCAAAGAACTG containing:
- a CDS encoding sigma 54-interacting transcriptional regulator, whose amino-acid sequence is MTAYLVIREGSKWTDVFRLVEGESVTIGRAPTNAIVVKDERCSRNHAEIFQIQQQWTLRDLDSRNGTQVDGDVISADYPLEPGDIIRIGNSHLAFVDNLSHAFPDPTSVLRTSRPVDESRSALSDDDDDESVFEPVEPTQITHRRDQSRFLEASSHDDQPATPKVGRAATKLCRLAFELAKTTDVVSLANSAMAALFESTQIDAGGLLLRGRDNEGGRTLETLEVIASRSESAHRYHRVSQFLASTVMRDGQGVLARNVMDDSQLGARDSSGDILATSVICAPIRQDGNVLGILHLYSTDAARPLDPDDLEFSLAVADTVSMTLQNLDRRQELAENLNWVRDENVQLREQLGVQSEIVGGSEAMHRVAQQIARAAPSRSTVLIRGESGVGKELVARAVHYSSPRKKGPFVCLNCAALSETLLESELFGHEKGAFTGATHRKLGKFESANKGTLMLDEIGEMSPTIQAKFLRVLEGHPFERVGGSEAIKADVRVIAATNRDLEKEVMEGRFRRDLYFRLHVLEIIVPALRKRPEDIPELARYFLHRYNDETGRRIRDFTPRALEELQHYRWPGNVREMKNVIERAVVLARGEFIDHDDLILSTLKTAGDTETGGSSANLPSDGFVPCSLAEMEQQHILATLESTGWNKSKAASILGIERSTLDRKIQRYELNAHREAAKR